In one Alnus glutinosa chromosome 12, dhAlnGlut1.1, whole genome shotgun sequence genomic region, the following are encoded:
- the LOC133851711 gene encoding uncharacterized protein LOC133851711, producing the protein MDGNNGEPSNQDPPNHTDGETHNTHEPQPTFEDIDSSCSTPYVSAPSSPGRGPVTGFFYSAPSSPMHFALSIALTKTPPQTSSMDDFEFSARFGSSGYGTGSMSSADELFLNGKIRPMKLSTHLEQPQVLAPLLDLVAEVDEYDADQLGVRGRDLRLRDKSLRRRTRSLSPLRNTGFEWAENEGGDEDMSLANKNGCLDVEDNEREKIEGLCSDTTTPSASASSSRSSSAGRSSKRWVFLKDFLRSKSEGRSNNKFWSTISFAPTKEKKPGNQTLPNLVTKDHKDNKLNNSVSAPSEAAKGKGNAHVSTKKAAGKPANGVGKRRHVPRSPHELHYTANRAQAEEMKKKTFLPYRQGLLGCLGFSSKGYGAMNGFARALNPVSSR; encoded by the coding sequence ATGGACGGCAACAATGGCGAACCCTCGAACCAAGACCCTCCAAATCATACCGATGGCGAAACCCATAACACCCACGAACCCCAACCCACTTTCGAAGACATTGATAGCTCTTGTTCCACTCCCTATGTCAGTGCTCCCTCCAGCCCCGGCCGTGGCCCTGTCACCGGCTTCTTCTACAGCGCCCCGTCAAGCCCAATGCACTTTGCGCTGAGCATAGCTTTAACAAAAACACCACCTCAAACTTCATCAATGGACGACTTTGAGTTCTCTGCGAGGTTCGGGTCAAGTGGGTATGGGACCGGGTCTATGAGCTCCGCGGATGAGCTGTTCTTGAACGGGAAGATCAGGCCCATGAAGCTTTCCACCCACCTGGAGCAGCCTCAGGTTTTAGCGCCATTGCTGGATCTCGTAGCGGAGGTGGATGAGTATGACGCGGATCAGCTGGGCGTGAGAGGCAGAGATCTGAGGCTACGAGATAAGTCTTTGCGCAGAAGAACCAGATCTCTTTCTCCGCTGAGAAACACGGGGTTTGAGTGGGCAGAAAATGAGGGTGGAGATGAAGATATGAGCTTAGCAAACAAGAATGGTTGTTTGGATGTGGAAGATAATGAGAGGGAAAAGATTGAGGGTTTGTGTTCAGATACTACTACTCCTTCGGCTTCTGCTTCGTCTTCAAGATCTTCTTCAGCTGGGAGGAGCTCAAAGAGATGGGTTTTCTTGAAAGATTTTCTCAGGAGCAAAAGCGAAGGAAGAAGCAACAACAAGTTCTGGTCTACAATTTCGTTTGCTCCCACCAAGGAAAAGAAACCCGGAAACCAAACGCTTCCAAACCTCGTTACAAAGGATCATAAGGATAACAAGCTTAACAACTCGGTCTCTGCGCCTTCAGAAGCGGCGAAAGGCAAAGGAAACGCACACGTTTCGACCAAGAAAGCGGCCGGAAAGCCGGCAAATGGGGTCGGAAAGCGGCGGCACGTGCCACGGTCGCCGCATGAGTTGCATTACACGGCTAATAGAGCTCAAGCCgaggaaatgaaaaagaagacttTTTTGCCTTACAGGCAAGGGTTGCTTGGGTGCTTGGGGTTTAGTTCAAAGGGGTACGGGGCTATGAATGGGTTTGCTAGAGCCTTAAACCCAGTCTCCTCCAGGTAA